The Deinococcus wulumuqiensis R12 genome has a window encoding:
- a CDS encoding helix-turn-helix domain-containing protein: MSEPFSSCPSAPDSPSEPGGPAGPDCLTVTDARQAAAMIHPDFSPLMDALTGREASVGALARELDWPLDTTHYRVKKLLRLGLLRVIREEKRGGRPVKVYRAVADAFFLPYSSFTHATLEEKFLRHELQVARSLVRSYVRLLHDTFPQPGTLGPYLYRDDAGHLQEDLAAAPGKPLDLNAAFPTTTEHLRSLTLTDAEARQLRDVLDTLAAGYPRRRAGQPLTHMLRLWLVPAREEDWQ, translated from the coding sequence ATGTCAGAGCCTTTTTCCAGTTGCCCGTCTGCGCCCGACAGCCCGAGTGAACCCGGTGGCCCAGCGGGACCCGACTGCCTGACCGTTACCGACGCGCGGCAGGCCGCCGCCATGATTCACCCTGATTTCAGCCCCCTGATGGATGCCCTGACCGGGCGCGAGGCGAGCGTGGGCGCCCTGGCACGCGAGTTGGACTGGCCGCTGGACACCACGCACTACCGGGTCAAGAAACTGTTGCGGCTGGGTCTGCTGCGCGTGATACGCGAGGAAAAACGGGGCGGGCGCCCGGTCAAGGTCTACCGCGCGGTGGCCGACGCCTTTTTCCTGCCCTACTCGTCTTTTACCCACGCCACGCTGGAAGAGAAGTTCCTGCGCCACGAGTTGCAGGTGGCCCGCTCGCTGGTCCGCAGCTACGTGCGGCTGCTGCACGACACCTTTCCGCAGCCCGGCACCCTCGGTCCTTACCTTTACCGCGACGACGCCGGGCACCTGCAAGAAGACCTGGCTGCGGCGCCGGGGAAGCCGCTTGACCTCAATGCCGCCTTTCCCACGACCACCGAGCACCTGCGTTCCCTGACGCTGACCGACGCCGAAGCCCGGCAGCTCCGCGACGTACTGGACACACTCGCGGCAGGCTACCCCCGGCGCCGCGCCGGGCAGCCGCTCACGCACATGCTGCGGCTGTGGCTGGTGCCCGCCCGCGAGGAAGACTGGCAATAG
- a CDS encoding MerR family transcriptional regulator — MTEPARYKVGEVAARLGLTLRTLKYYEELGLVTPERTGSRYRMYSEADVQRLERIRRMRALGLSLGTIQAISTHPQESDPDGRQVLTQEALHTLQSDLRSQLAVLSARISAAEKELKDARALRRDVQRDLDYVQRRLSGAQVGELLREKDPA; from the coding sequence ATGACCGAACCGGCCCGCTACAAGGTGGGTGAAGTGGCCGCCCGGCTGGGCCTGACGCTGCGGACCCTGAAGTACTACGAGGAACTCGGGCTGGTCACGCCGGAGCGCACCGGCAGCCGCTACCGCATGTACTCGGAAGCCGACGTGCAGCGCCTGGAACGCATTCGCCGGATGCGGGCGCTGGGCCTGAGCCTGGGGACCATTCAGGCGATTTCGACCCACCCGCAGGAGAGCGACCCCGACGGGCGGCAGGTGCTGACCCAGGAGGCGCTGCACACCCTGCAAAGCGACCTCCGCAGCCAGCTCGCTGTCCTGAGTGCGCGGATCAGCGCCGCCGAAAAGGAACTTAAGGACGCCCGCGCCCTGCGCCGCGACGTGCAGCGCGACCTCGACTACGTGCAGCGGCGGCTGTCCGGCGCCCAGGTGGGTGAATTGCTGCGGGAAAAGGACCCGGCGTAG
- the der gene encoding ribosome biogenesis GTPase Der, whose translation MHKVAIVGRPNVGKSSLFNRLIGRREAVVADFPGVTRDAKEGLMLYHNHRITLIDTGGLWSGDEWEQAIREKAEWAMEGAQAVIFVLDPREGLSAADYEVAEWLRRLGKPVIVTANKIDSQKHEPYLAELWGLGFGDPVAISAEHARGLDDLMDRVMAHLPEDDEDVPDIAPIRISLIGRPNVGKSSLLNAITQSDRAIVADQPGTTRDSLDVEWDYGGQRFVLVDTAGIRKKPDTAIEDFAIQRSQAAIERSDIIWLVVNAGDLGDHELKLANLAYDSGKPVIVVVNKWDLVPDAELKSAEKDLSQKLHHISFAPRVYTSAINDYGIHDMLAEAMKLYEKWQSRIGTSELNRWLEVWQMKQRVPNFHGKPLKMYFMTQVETAPPTFAIFCNRADFVTRAYEGFLQNRIREDLELAGVPVRLKWKEKGPYKKGKKGEQDEE comes from the coding sequence ATGCACAAAGTCGCTATCGTGGGCCGACCCAACGTCGGCAAATCCAGTCTGTTCAACCGTCTCATCGGACGGCGCGAGGCCGTCGTGGCCGACTTTCCCGGCGTGACCCGTGACGCCAAGGAAGGGCTGATGCTCTACCACAACCACCGCATCACCCTGATCGACACCGGCGGGCTGTGGAGCGGCGACGAATGGGAACAGGCCATCCGTGAAAAGGCCGAGTGGGCGATGGAAGGCGCCCAGGCCGTGATCTTCGTCCTCGACCCCCGTGAGGGGCTGAGTGCCGCCGACTACGAGGTGGCCGAGTGGCTGCGCAGACTCGGCAAACCCGTCATCGTCACCGCCAACAAAATCGACAGCCAGAAGCACGAGCCGTATCTGGCCGAGCTATGGGGTCTGGGTTTCGGTGACCCGGTGGCTATCAGCGCCGAGCACGCCCGGGGGCTGGACGACCTGATGGACCGCGTCATGGCGCACCTGCCTGAGGACGACGAGGACGTGCCGGACATCGCGCCCATTCGTATCAGCCTCATCGGGCGGCCCAACGTGGGCAAGTCCAGCCTGCTCAACGCGATTACGCAGAGTGACCGGGCGATTGTGGCCGACCAGCCCGGCACCACCCGCGACAGCCTCGACGTGGAGTGGGACTACGGCGGGCAGCGTTTCGTGCTGGTGGACACCGCCGGGATTCGCAAAAAGCCCGACACCGCCATCGAGGACTTCGCCATTCAGCGCTCTCAGGCCGCCATCGAACGCAGCGACATCATCTGGCTGGTGGTCAATGCCGGCGACCTCGGGGACCACGAACTCAAGCTGGCCAACCTCGCCTACGACAGCGGCAAGCCCGTCATCGTGGTGGTCAACAAGTGGGACCTGGTGCCCGACGCCGAGCTGAAAAGCGCCGAAAAGGACCTCAGCCAGAAGCTGCACCACATCTCCTTCGCGCCGCGCGTGTACACCTCGGCCATCAACGACTACGGCATTCACGACATGCTCGCCGAAGCCATGAAGCTCTACGAGAAGTGGCAGTCGCGCATCGGCACCAGCGAACTCAACCGCTGGCTGGAAGTCTGGCAGATGAAGCAGCGCGTGCCGAACTTCCACGGCAAGCCGCTGAAGATGTACTTCATGACCCAGGTGGAAACCGCGCCACCGACTTTTGCCATCTTCTGCAACCGCGCCGACTTCGTGACCCGCGCCTACGAGGGCTTCTTGCAAAACCGCATCCGCGAAGACCTCGAACTCGCCGGGGTGCCGGTGCGCCTGAAGTGGAAGGAAAAGGGGCCGTACAAGAAAGGCAAGAAGGGAGAACAGGACGAGGAGTGA
- a CDS encoding MFS transporter, with protein MSSSVSSLPAEVVLDPSEASRRNIASWAVTAACLIAFMGVGVVDPILPDIGHRLGATPTQVELLFTTYLGVMAVMTLFAGNIGARLGRKRVALIGLALIALFATACGLSGSIPALAAFRGGWGLGSALFTPTALVLLLALIGHAEKAIMRYEAAIGLGMSMGPLLGGVLGAHSWRFPFFGAATLMLLALASVAAFVKVPESKDPPRPVSDVFRAYTRPAFLAVGLTGLLYYFGFFLLLGYTPLFLHLGTLNLGLMFFGWGILLGLGSTGLAQVLLRRIPASRVVMGALAGLTVIFALLGFAPFAVGVKVGLVVLSGVLFGLMNATLTTLSVEVSHMPRPTATSAYNFLRWLGAAAAPVSSGLIAEHLGGKVPYGFGAGAVALGMVITALAAGQIDAARSSDPHIH; from the coding sequence ATGTCGTCATCTGTCTCTTCTCTTCCTGCCGAGGTGGTTCTGGATCCGTCCGAAGCCAGTCGGCGCAATATCGCGTCCTGGGCGGTCACGGCGGCCTGCCTGATCGCTTTTATGGGCGTCGGGGTGGTGGACCCCATCCTGCCGGACATCGGGCACCGGCTCGGTGCTACGCCGACCCAGGTGGAACTGCTGTTCACCACGTACCTCGGCGTGATGGCCGTCATGACCTTGTTTGCCGGGAACATCGGGGCCAGGCTGGGGCGCAAGCGGGTCGCGCTGATCGGCCTGGCCCTCATCGCGCTCTTTGCCACCGCCTGCGGGCTGAGTGGGTCTATCCCCGCGCTCGCCGCCTTTCGTGGCGGCTGGGGCCTGGGCAGCGCCCTGTTCACGCCCACCGCGCTGGTGCTGCTGCTGGCGCTGATCGGTCACGCCGAAAAAGCCATCATGCGCTACGAAGCCGCCATCGGCCTGGGCATGAGCATGGGGCCGCTGCTCGGCGGGGTGCTCGGCGCCCACAGCTGGCGCTTTCCCTTCTTCGGGGCCGCCACGCTGATGCTGCTGGCGCTGGCCTCGGTGGCCGCCTTCGTCAAGGTGCCCGAAAGCAAGGACCCGCCCCGGCCTGTCAGTGACGTGTTCCGCGCCTACACCCGCCCCGCCTTTCTGGCGGTCGGCCTGACCGGGCTGCTGTACTACTTCGGCTTTTTCCTGCTGCTGGGCTACACGCCGCTGTTTCTCCACCTGGGCACCCTGAACCTGGGCCTGATGTTCTTCGGCTGGGGCATTTTGCTCGGCCTGGGCAGCACGGGGCTGGCCCAAGTGCTGCTGCGCCGCATTCCGGCGAGCCGTGTGGTGATGGGCGCGCTGGCGGGATTGACCGTCATTTTCGCGCTGCTGGGCTTTGCGCCCTTCGCGGTGGGCGTCAAGGTCGGCCTGGTCGTGCTGAGCGGCGTGCTGTTCGGGCTGATGAACGCCACCTTGACCACCCTGAGCGTGGAAGTCAGCCACATGCCCCGGCCCACGGCGACGAGCGCCTACAACTTCCTGCGCTGGCTCGGCGCGGCGGCGGCTCCGGTGAGCAGCGGCTTGATTGCCGAGCACCTCGGCGGAAAGGTGCCCTACGGCTTCGGCGCGGGCGCAGTGGCGCTGGGGATGGTCATCACGGCGCTCGCGGCCGGGCAGATCGACGCGGCGCGGTCAAGCGACCCGCACATTCACTGA